One Mobula birostris isolate sMobBir1 chromosome 4, sMobBir1.hap1, whole genome shotgun sequence DNA window includes the following coding sequences:
- the zbtb38 gene encoding zinc finger and BTB domain-containing protein 38: MTVMPSSADIMDNSHSQTVLGCLNEQRTKGVFCDVTIVVEDTKFKAHKNVLAASSAYFKNLFSSQELWLVGHILELPDFKAEVFAEILHFIYSAKVVVKGSERVKDLVDGGKRLGISFLENLMPTPQQHITPLDVLCSPSPNSTRSLSPASSLSLSASFHNLKAEACNSVCDKGSEEFQPVNGPRITNAFSIFNMQDGSDLYFPLDLTANVNKRAAESDKLSAACVPQDTAKAQQKPAQTFAEHSYAVFSSRKDQQNGEHHGLQEALQENDNPLCNSSCNTAGAGSRQDLHPDLQGQICKPSQPSHAATSTDFKVLRFNLNVLQTTSKSSPVGFVPVAEPLNEPTLNSQETSGGATDPEKRCPAAENIAQSVPNATWSEAVPEVESRAAYSCKYCPRSFSTRVSLNVHSQIHTSLFEKPLSCRHCGKPFVHLKRLQTHEHLCRGPGTVVPDSESTDEQVENFSSDNEVARSEEDVNMTSCTSESENSNKHSINLVRSRRSSSSPDPEHFVKVVDGHILYFCSVCKRSYVTLSSLKRHANVHSWRRSYPCHYCSKVFALAEYRTKHEIWHTGERRYQCIFCLETFMTYYTLKTHQKSFHGIDPGLPTNKKTANAGYRAKMYPFKLYRLLPMKLQKRPYKTYTRSGPENFNSSQTIRVSSNVDLGNISFGNPSSASEDLQDKLISSETTPSEHSFHFASAQDGQSEGAEPPPRLSGASDGQFSDSLLPWASTENEAHYGDKHCIEIEQQCLATDVNTTGPSVINYGHTAPSVIMHSNRVSSVIKHGNAFSSVIAYSGGNDGYQTCPKANVSSDSSDTKTRKNTAKDSLKLQNKGSYRKTVESAKGSGQLSGPGAAHKIRSSTFSEGSRTETYIAKPACPGTSTDNQVAPLCQITVKIGDKAVVQRHIAGSKLFRRKGRKPKWVVSKEEKVVENFKMEEDEDQNMKSPDCPDPAGSNADPAGGAETCDEMSDHDSNDKLWRPYYKYKPKKKAKAFHKMRKSRWKKQHGSKDHNLPNSISSTTEEKDVPEEIAHNNIISDESQDWSNQLDNRVKPIKEKIESDLQWGATKKPYSCTLCAKLFSNPSTLKTHLRCHTGEQPFSCETCGRRFSVQGNLHKHKRIHLGMKEFVCMYCDKAFTLSETLKTHERIHTGEKRYRCHFCPQRFLYLTTKKNHEQKHLEKKRAQQEGKEHVCFQCFKICKTAAALGMHQKKHAVKPSAHKDSQVLLDYKDDQHTNLKTESKHKSRAEAEDEYPLPTTSGNDDQMNCSLRTEPLLPITQPELAPVPQKTNCVAYPWTAAHNVGPRHLQRTLPENSEKTWKIHQQSLDINLPLCTNSSYNPHDRSHGDDERLAFYQRASKMFYSHQVEGIVYKAM; this comes from the coding sequence ATGACTGTCATGCCATCAAGTGCAGATATCATGGACAACTCCCACAGCCAGACTGTCCTTGGTTGCTTGAATGAACAGCGCACCAAAGGTGTATTCTGTGATGTCACCATTGTTGTGGAAGACACAAAATTTAAAGCCCACAAGAATGTTTTGGCAGCGTCCAGTGCTTACTTTAAGAACCTTTTTTCCAGCCAAGAGTTGTGGTTGGTTGGTCATATCCTTGAATTGCCTGACTTCAAGGCAGAAGTGTTTGCAGAAATATTGCATTTCATCTACAGTGCAAAGGTGGTTGTCAAGGGATCTGAGCGAGTGAAAGATCTTGTGGATGGTGGAAAAAGATTAGGGATATCATTTCTGGAAAATTTGATGCCCACGCCCCAGCAACACATTACGCCTCTGGATGTTTTGTGCAGCCCGTCTCCCAATTCTACTCGGTCGCTTTCTCCTGCTTCTTCCCTCTCCTTATCGGCCAGTTTTCACAATCTGAAAGCGGAGGCCTGCAATTCTGTCTGTGACAAAGGCAGTGAAGAGTTTCAGCCTGTTAATGGACCCCGCATCACAAACGCGTTCTCCATTTTTAACATGCAGGATGGCAGCGACTTGTATTTTCCACTCGACTTAACGGCCAACGTCAACAAAAGAGCAGCAGAATCTGATAAGCTGTCCGCGGCATGTGTTCCCCAGGATACAGCTAAAGCGCAGCAAAAGCCTGCTCAGACATTCGCTGAACATTCCTATGCTGTGTTCTCCTCCAGAAAAGATCAGCAAAATGGTGAACACCATGGTCTTCAAGAAGCTTTACAAGAAAATGATAACCCTTTATGTAACAGTAGTTGCAATACTGCTGGCGCTGGAAGCAGGCAGGATTTGCATCCTGATTTGCAAGGCCAGATCTGCAAGCCAAGCCAACCATCCCATGCTGCCACTTCAACTGACTTCAAGGTTCTACGATTTAATTTAAACGTTCTGCAGACCACAAGCAAAAGTAGTCCAGTAGGCTTTGTGCCAGTGGCTGAGCCATTAAATGAGCCTACCTTGAATTCACAGGAGACTTCAGGTGGAGCTACAGATCCAGAGAAACGTTGCCCTGCTGCGGAAAATATCGCCCAATCGGTGCCCAATGCGACTTGGTCTGAAGCGGTGCCGGAAGTGGAAAGCCGAGCTGCTTACAGCTGCAAGTACTGCCCGCGGTCTTTCAGCACCCGAGTTTCATTGAACGTCCACTCCCAGATCCACACAAGCCTCTTCGAAAAGCCCCTGTCCTGCAGGCACTGTGGTAAACCGTTTGTTCATCTCAAGAGGCTCCAGACGCATGAGCACCTTTGCCGAGGGCCAGGAACAGTAGTGCCTGACTCTGAGTCCACAGACGAGCAAGTGGAGAACTTTTCCAGCGACAATGAAGTCGCCAGAAGTGAGGAAGATGTAAATATGACCTCCTGTACTTCAGAATCGGAGAATTCCAACAAGCACTCGATAAACTTGGTACGGTCAAGGCGAAGTAGCAGCTCGCCAGACCCAGAACATTTTGTGAAGGTTGTTGACGGACACATTTTGTATTTTTGCAGTGTTTGCAAGCGCTCCTACGTAACTTTGTCCAGCTTGAAGAGACATGCCAATGTTCATTCTTGGAGAAGAAGCTATCCCTGTCATTACTGCAGTAAAGTATTTGCTTTGGCTGAATATCGCACCAAACATGAAATATGGCACACTGGTGAAAGGCGCTATCAGTGCATCTTTTGCTTGGAGACCTTCATGACCTATTATACTTTGAAAACCCATCAGAAATCTTTTCACGGTATTGACCCAGGTCTACCCACAAACAAGAAAACAGCCAATGCTGGATACAGAGCCAAGATGTATCCATTCAAACTCTACAGGCTTCTACCTATGAAGCTGCAAAAGAGACCCTACAAGACTTACACACGATCGGGTCCAGAAAATTTCAACAGTAGTCAAACTATCAGAGTTTCTTCAAATGTTGATCTCGGTAACATTTCCTTTGGCAATCCGTCGTCTGCTTCAGAGGATTTGCAGGACAAGTTGATCTCTTCGGAGACCACTCCTTCGGAACACTCGTTTCATTTTGCGTCAGCTCAGGATGGGCAGAGTGAAGGAGCAGAACCACCACCACGCCTGTCAGGAGCCAGTGATGGCCAATTCAGTGATTCCTTGCTTCCTTGGGCTTCCACAGAAAATGAAGCTCATTATGGTGATAAACATTGTATTGAAATTGAACAACAATGTTTAGCCACTGATGTTAATACAACAGGTCCCTCTGTTATTAACTATGGGCATACAGCACCCTCTGTGATAATGCATAGCAACAGGGTTTCTTCTGTTATAAAGCatggaaatgctttttcttctgtCATTGCGTATAGTGGTGGTAATGATGGTTATCAAACGTGTCCAAAGGCCAATGTTAGCAGTGATTCTTCAGATACAAAAACAAGGAAGAACACGGCTAAGGACAGTCTTAAACTACAGAATAAAGGTAGTTATAGGAAGACTGTAGAATCAGCAAAGGGAAGTGGACAACTCTCAGGACCAGGAGCTGCACACAAGATTCGTTCAAGTACTTTCTCCGAAGGAAGCCGGACAGAAACCTACATTGCAAAGCCTGCTTGCCCTGGAACCTCCACTGACAACCAGGTAGCCCCTCTTTGCCAAATTACTGTGAAAATTGGGGATAAAGCAGTCGTACAAAGACACATTGCTGGCTCCAAACTGTTCCGTAGAAAAGGCCGGAAGCCAAAATGGGTGGTGTCAAAAGAGGAAAAGGTGGTTGAAAATTTCAAGATGGAAGAAGATGAAGATCAAAATATGAAGTCGCCTGACTGTCCTGATCCTGCTGGAAGTAATGCGGATCCTGCAGGAGGCGCAGAAACATGCGATGAAATGAGTGATCATGATTCAAATGACAAGCTTTGGAGACCGTACTATAAGTACAAGCCAAAAAAGAAAGCTAAagcatttcacaaaatgagaaAATCTAGGTGGAAAAAACAGCATGGATCTAAGGACCATAACCTTCCTAACTCTATATCTAGCACAACTGAAGAAAAGGATGTTCCTGAAGAAATTGCTCATAATAACATAATTAGTGATGAATCCCAAGACTGGAGTAATCAGCTTGATAACAGAGTAAAACCAATTAAAGAGAAAATAGAAAGTGACCTACAATGGGGTGCAACTAAAAAGCCTTACTCATGTACCCTCTGCGCAAAATTATTTTCAAACCCTTCGACTCTGAAGACACACCTAAGGTGTCATACCGGTGAGCAGCCATTCTCCTGCGAAACCTGTGGGCGCCGATTTTCAGTCCAAGGAAATCTCCATAAACACAAACGCATTCATCTGGGTATGAAAGAGTTTGTTTGCATGTACTGTGACAAGGCCTTCACTTTGAGCGAGACCCTGAAAACGCACGAGAGGATTCACACTGGCGAGAAACGGTACCGTTGCCACTTTTGTCCGCAACGTTTCCTTTACCTGACGACTAAGAAAAATCATGAGCAGAAGCACTTGGAAAAAAAACGTGCTCAACAGGAAGGGAAAGAACACGTATGCTTCCAGTGTTTTAAAATATGTAAAACTGCAGCTGCACTTGGTATGCACCAAAAGAAGCACGCAGTAAAACCTTCTGCTCATAAAGATTCTCAGGTATTGTTGGACTACAAAGATGACCAACACACAAATTTGAAAACAGAATCCAAACACAAAAGTAGAGCAGAGGCAGAGGATGAATACCCTCTGCCAACTACATCTGGAAATGATGACCAGATGAATTGTTCGCTCAGAACAGAGCCATTGCTTCCCATCACCCAACCTGAACTGGCACCCGTACCACAGAAGACGAATTGTGTTGCATATCCATGGACAGCAGCTCACAATGTGGGACCACGTCATTTGCAAAGAACGCTGCCAGAGAACAGTGAGAAAACGTGGAAAATTCACCAGCAAAGTCTAGATATAAATCTGCCTCTTTGTACAAATAGTTCATACAATCCGCATGACAGAAGCCATGGAGATGATGAAAGACTTGCTTTCTATCAACGTGCTTCCAAAATGTTTTATAGCCATCAGGTGGAGGGGATAGTGTATAAAGCTATGTGA